One genomic region from Thalassotalea sp. PS06 encodes:
- the syd gene encoding SecY-interacting protein, whose amino-acid sequence MAIEFTPTQVSLQQLLNRFIQQYQDTHGDFPKVEHDQQWPSDAEMDQVKDGQLTRWQPHIVEQPISFANVEKALDMELHPSIKEYFALAYSDSIEAESEHGKLSLLFAWNEDDFERLQQNIIGHVLMKRRLRQPTSIFFAITDEEDINLVIDNDDGSVWVEPVGLKGSKKLADSLSEFLDSLSLRLQQTT is encoded by the coding sequence ATGGCAATTGAATTTACGCCAACGCAAGTCAGTTTGCAGCAGTTATTGAATCGATTTATCCAACAGTATCAGGATACACATGGCGATTTCCCTAAGGTTGAACACGACCAGCAATGGCCGTCAGATGCCGAGATGGATCAGGTTAAAGATGGTCAGCTTACGCGTTGGCAGCCGCATATTGTTGAGCAGCCGATTTCCTTTGCTAACGTTGAGAAAGCCCTGGATATGGAGTTGCACCCGAGTATTAAGGAATATTTCGCATTGGCATATAGCGACAGCATTGAGGCCGAGAGCGAACATGGAAAACTGTCGTTATTGTTTGCCTGGAATGAAGACGATTTTGAACGCCTGCAACAAAATATAATTGGCCACGTACTAATGAAACGTCGCCTGCGTCAACCAACCAGTATCTTTTTCGCGATTACTGACGAAGAGGATATTAACCTGGTAATAGATAATGATGATGGCAGCGTTTGGGTGGAACCCGTTGGATTGAAAGGCAGTAAAAAACTTGCAGACTCGTTATCGGAATTTCTCGATAGCCTGAGCCTGCGTTTACAACAAACTACTTAG
- the queF gene encoding NADPH-dependent 7-cyano-7-deazaguanine reductase QueF (Catalyzes the NADPH-dependent reduction of 7-cyano-7-deazaguanine (preQ0) to 7-aminomethyl-7-deazaguanine (preQ1) in queuosine biosynthesis), giving the protein MSNYQNADELKALLLGKETEYKSDYDASLLQGVPRSLNRDSLAIDQVNLPFLGEDVWYGFELSWLNAKGLPQVAVAEFRFPCTSTNIVESKSFKLYLNSFNQTRFSSWDMVKEKLGQDLSLVCDGQAIVNLFDVEHCPALQIASQQSYQRIDDQDIEITNYQFDRELLEGAANKDEIVSEQLVSHLLKSNCLITNQPDWASLYIDYRGGKIDQQKLLRYLISFRQHNEFHEQCVERIFVDLMEFCQCQELTVYARYTRRGGLDINPYRSTNASPAPDLRTIRQ; this is encoded by the coding sequence ATGAGCAATTACCAGAACGCTGATGAATTAAAAGCCTTATTGCTGGGTAAGGAAACCGAATATAAAAGCGACTATGATGCGAGCCTTCTTCAAGGCGTACCACGAAGCTTAAATCGAGATTCACTAGCCATTGATCAGGTAAACCTGCCATTTCTGGGTGAAGACGTCTGGTATGGGTTTGAACTGTCCTGGCTAAACGCTAAAGGCTTACCCCAGGTCGCAGTTGCGGAATTTCGCTTTCCTTGTACCAGCACCAACATCGTCGAATCCAAATCCTTTAAGTTGTACTTAAATAGCTTTAATCAAACCCGTTTCTCAAGCTGGGATATGGTAAAAGAAAAGCTTGGTCAGGATCTTTCCCTTGTCTGTGATGGCCAGGCTATCGTAAACCTGTTTGACGTCGAGCATTGTCCGGCTTTGCAAATTGCCAGCCAGCAGAGCTATCAACGCATTGATGATCAGGATATTGAAATTACTAATTACCAGTTTGACCGTGAACTGCTCGAAGGCGCAGCAAACAAGGATGAGATCGTTTCAGAACAGTTGGTGAGCCATTTGTTAAAATCCAATTGCCTGATAACCAACCAACCGGACTGGGCAAGCCTGTATATCGACTATCGTGGCGGCAAAATTGATCAGCAAAAGTTATTGCGATACCTGATATCTTTCAGACAGCATAATGAATTTCACGAGCAATGCGTGGAACGCATCTTTGTTGATTTAATGGAATTTTGTCAGTGTCAAGAGTTGACCGTTTATGCCAGGTACACCAGGCGAGGTGGCTTGGATATCAACCCATATCGCTCGACAAACGCGTCCCCTGCGCCGGATTTGAGAACCATACGCCAATAA
- the ppnN gene encoding nucleotide 5'-monophosphate nucleosidase PpnN, producing MQYDLNPVGEMRLLSPLEVDQLQQTANSELYQLYRNCSLAVLNVGSDTDDAEAIYRRYENFDIEVLKRERGVKLNLINPPKHAFVDGKIIRGIAEQLSAVLRDILFISNRYMCMPPPLSSNLATHIVFDIIRNANVIKPDAEPNLITCWGGHSINDIEYKYTKEVGYQLGLRGINICTGCGPGAMKGPMKGATFGHAKQRNYQGRYIGLTEPSIIAAEPPNPIVNELVIMPDIEKRLEAFVRLSHGLIIFPGGAGTAEELLYILGIMLSPANRQQKLPIVLTGPKQSEQYFRDLDTFIGNNLGPQAQSLYTIIIDDEREVAQYLQSKIASVINYRKAVGDAYHYNWSLFIEEEFQQPFEPTHDNMAALKIEKDMPVGELAANLRRIFSGIVAGNVKPDWVKHIREKGPYQISGNKEIMTDMDNLLSSFVKQQRMKLPGTNYVPCYEIVSDNE from the coding sequence ATGCAGTATGATTTGAATCCCGTCGGCGAGATGCGCCTGCTCTCGCCCCTTGAAGTAGACCAGTTACAACAAACCGCCAACAGCGAACTATACCAACTTTACCGAAACTGCTCGTTAGCGGTGCTCAACGTTGGTAGTGACACCGATGATGCTGAGGCCATTTATCGCCGCTACGAAAATTTTGATATTGAAGTGTTAAAGCGTGAACGCGGGGTAAAACTCAATCTTATAAATCCCCCAAAACATGCCTTCGTCGATGGCAAAATTATTCGCGGTATTGCCGAGCAGCTGTCAGCAGTGTTGCGGGATATTTTATTCATCTCAAATCGCTATATGTGCATGCCACCGCCACTATCGAGTAATCTCGCCACCCATATTGTGTTTGATATTATTCGTAACGCCAATGTCATTAAACCGGATGCTGAGCCAAATCTCATCACTTGCTGGGGTGGCCACTCAATCAATGATATCGAATACAAATACACCAAAGAGGTGGGTTACCAGCTTGGCCTTCGCGGTATCAATATATGCACAGGTTGTGGACCCGGCGCAATGAAAGGACCGATGAAGGGCGCTACCTTTGGTCATGCCAAACAGCGAAATTATCAAGGCAGATATATTGGCCTGACGGAACCGAGCATTATTGCTGCCGAACCACCCAACCCAATCGTTAATGAACTGGTGATTATGCCAGACATAGAAAAGCGGCTTGAAGCTTTTGTGCGCTTAAGTCATGGGTTAATAATCTTCCCCGGTGGCGCCGGAACGGCCGAAGAGTTACTTTACATCCTTGGCATCATGTTAAGCCCAGCCAATCGCCAGCAAAAACTGCCGATAGTGTTAACCGGGCCGAAACAAAGCGAACAGTATTTTCGCGACCTGGACACCTTTATTGGCAATAACCTGGGTCCTCAGGCACAGTCTTTATACACCATCATTATCGATGACGAACGGGAAGTCGCCCAATATCTACAAAGTAAAATCGCTTCGGTTATCAATTACCGCAAAGCCGTTGGTGACGCCTATCACTACAACTGGTCGCTTTTTATCGAAGAAGAATTTCAGCAACCATTCGAGCCTACGCATGACAATATGGCGGCGCTGAAAATCGAAAAAGATATGCCGGTTGGCGAGCTGGCGGCAAACTTAAGGCGGATATTTTCCGGGATTGTTGCTGGCAATGTAAAACCTGACTGGGTTAAACATATTCGCGAAAAAGGGCCGTACCAAATATCTGGTAACAAAGAAATTATGACAGATATGGATAACCTGTTATCATCGTTTGTAAAGCAACAACGAATGAAATTGCCGGGAACAAACTATGTCCCCTGCTATGAAATAGTCTCTGATAACGAATAA
- the xni gene encoding flap endonuclease Xni: MPAHIVLIDAMNLIRRVYAVQERPFHYMDTLSDTTKQQIVHNTIVHTVQAVGKILHTQQPTHILAVFDSQNPCWRYELYPDYKKGRKKMPEHLQASLTAIQDALLELQVDSLISDDDEADDLIATLAIKVALRAQDVTIISTDKGFLPLLCDHIRVFDYFNQRVLDESYVQNKFQVKSTQLIDLWTLSGDSTNKIPGVPGIGQITAAQLLQQYHSLKGVLDAQDLKQTLAKKLQEYKPQMQLYQELLTLKKDIPLGFNLKDIRLNKQIDQQAV; the protein is encoded by the coding sequence ATGCCAGCACATATAGTTTTAATTGATGCGATGAATTTGATCCGTCGAGTGTACGCGGTGCAGGAGCGCCCGTTTCACTACATGGACACGTTGTCAGATACCACCAAACAGCAAATCGTTCATAATACCATAGTGCATACGGTTCAGGCTGTCGGTAAAATTCTCCACACTCAGCAACCTACCCATATTCTCGCGGTTTTTGATAGCCAGAATCCTTGTTGGCGTTATGAACTCTACCCGGATTACAAGAAAGGCCGGAAGAAAATGCCCGAGCATCTGCAAGCAAGCTTAACGGCGATTCAGGATGCGCTTTTAGAATTGCAGGTAGACTCGTTAATATCTGATGATGACGAAGCAGATGATTTAATTGCAACACTGGCGATTAAAGTGGCGTTAAGGGCTCAGGACGTGACCATTATCTCAACCGATAAAGGTTTTCTGCCGTTATTATGTGATCATATCCGGGTATTTGATTACTTTAATCAACGAGTGCTCGACGAAAGTTATGTTCAGAACAAGTTTCAGGTAAAATCCACCCAGCTTATCGACCTCTGGACATTGAGCGGCGATTCGACTAACAAGATCCCAGGGGTGCCTGGTATAGGACAAATTACCGCAGCACAGTTACTGCAGCAATATCATTCATTAAAGGGCGTGCTTGATGCTCAGGATCTGAAACAGACGCTGGCCAAGAAACTTCAGGAGTATAAGCCGCAAATGCAGCTTTATCAGGAACTTTTAACTCTGAAAAAAGACATTCCGCTGGGCTTTAACCTCAAAGACATACGCCTGAACAAACAAATTGATCAACAGGCTGTTTAA
- a CDS encoding DUF3192 domain-containing protein: MNKTIALRILIAVVLYGVFAAAVLHFHEDDKPQDMSWDDREGYNRQYIAKLTLDGTSVDKILEELGNPDLTEAKKVTVNNYQVMFYRTQHRHSDGITTQDECTALLFKDGVLIGIGESAYQDYKEL, from the coding sequence ATGAACAAAACCATCGCCTTGAGAATCTTAATTGCCGTCGTTTTATATGGGGTATTCGCGGCAGCTGTTTTACATTTTCATGAAGACGACAAGCCTCAGGACATGAGCTGGGATGATCGTGAGGGATACAACCGTCAGTATATTGCTAAATTAACGTTAGATGGCACGTCCGTAGATAAAATTTTAGAAGAATTAGGTAATCCAGATCTAACCGAAGCGAAGAAAGTTACCGTAAATAATTACCAGGTGATGTTTTATCGAACACAACACCGACACAGTGACGGTATCACTACTCAGGATGAATGTACTGCCCTGTTGTTCAAAGATGGCGTGCTTATCGGCATTGGCGAGAGCGCTTATCAGGACTACAAAGAACTTTAA
- a CDS encoding isocitrate dehydrogenase, with protein MTKQTITVIPGDGIGPSIIDSCLKVLDKAGCDFEYEFADAGLAALEKHGELVPEETLKLIEKNKITLKGPLTTPVGEGFTSINVTLRKQFKLYANLRPVLSFKGTRARYENIDILTIRENTEGMYSGLGQTVSEDGSVAEAMSQITREGAERIVTFAYETARKEGRKKVTAVHKANILKSTSGLFLKVAREVGERYPDIESAEMIVDNCCMQLVMNPEQFDVIVTTNLFGDIISDLCAGLVGGLGMAPGANIGSDCAIFEAVHGSAPDIAGKNLANPSSVILASIQMLEYLGMNDKAANIRNAVKEVIESGDRTTRDLGGEHGTTDFTDAVLERL; from the coding sequence ATGACTAAACAAACTATCACGGTCATCCCTGGTGACGGTATCGGTCCAAGTATCATTGATTCATGTTTAAAAGTGCTAGATAAAGCAGGTTGTGATTTCGAATATGAGTTTGCTGATGCCGGTTTAGCGGCGTTGGAAAAACACGGTGAGTTGGTTCCTGAAGAAACCTTAAAACTAATCGAAAAAAACAAAATCACCTTAAAAGGCCCTCTGACAACTCCTGTTGGCGAAGGTTTTACCTCTATCAACGTTACCTTGCGCAAGCAATTCAAACTGTACGCTAACCTGCGTCCAGTTTTATCTTTCAAAGGTACTCGTGCTCGTTACGAAAATATCGATATCCTGACCATCCGTGAAAATACTGAAGGTATGTACTCAGGTTTAGGTCAGACCGTATCTGAAGACGGTTCAGTGGCAGAAGCAATGAGCCAGATCACTCGCGAAGGCGCTGAGCGCATCGTAACGTTCGCATACGAGACTGCTCGCAAAGAAGGCCGTAAGAAAGTTACAGCGGTTCACAAAGCAAACATCCTTAAGTCAACGTCAGGTCTTTTCCTGAAAGTTGCTCGTGAAGTTGGTGAGCGTTACCCGGATATCGAGTCTGCGGAAATGATCGTCGATAACTGTTGTATGCAGCTGGTAATGAACCCTGAGCAATTCGACGTAATCGTAACCACTAACCTTTTCGGTGACATCATCTCTGACCTTTGTGCAGGTCTTGTGGGTGGTCTGGGTATGGCTCCAGGTGCGAACATCGGTAGTGATTGTGCAATCTTCGAAGCGGTACACGGTAGTGCTCCGGACATCGCGGGTAAAAACTTAGCAAACCCAAGCTCTGTTATCCTTGCTTCTATCCAGATGCTTGAGTACTTAGGTATGAATGACAAAGCCGCTAACATCCGTAACGCGGTTAAGGAAGTTATCGAATCAGGTGACCGTACAACTCGCGACTTAGGCGGTGAGCACGGTACTACTGACTTTACTGATGCGGTACTAGAGCGTTTGTAA
- a CDS encoding alpha/beta hydrolase, with the protein MQNNTLLSMNLKALLAPLFIWLCLPNPILAAAAHANVVIEQNAVILPSLDRSRTLRVYLPPSYHHSAKRYQVLYMHDAQNLFADDTSYAGEWGIDETLDNLAKTRGLEIIVVGIDNHPEYRINEYSPWTHEKYGNGEGEKFVADLVSTVKPYIDRHYRTNSDKASTAIIGSSLGAFISHYAMLTYPDTFSRAGLFSPSYWYSDKVWTYTQKHAAKVNNSQIYLLVGGQEGESMVPNVEKMAALLRTSLPDSSKVHAKVVKAGQHNEGFWRSEFAEAIIWLYELETIEQ; encoded by the coding sequence ATGCAAAACAATACGTTGTTATCTATGAATCTGAAAGCCTTACTTGCTCCCCTGTTTATCTGGCTATGCTTGCCAAATCCGATTTTAGCTGCGGCCGCTCACGCCAATGTGGTTATTGAACAAAATGCGGTGATATTGCCATCCCTGGACAGAAGCCGAACCTTAAGAGTCTACCTGCCACCGTCATATCACCATTCTGCTAAACGCTATCAGGTTCTATATATGCACGATGCCCAAAATCTATTTGCCGACGACACTTCATACGCCGGTGAATGGGGTATCGATGAGACCCTGGATAACTTGGCAAAAACCAGGGGATTAGAAATCATAGTCGTTGGCATCGATAATCACCCTGAGTACCGTATCAATGAATACAGTCCCTGGACCCATGAAAAATATGGTAACGGCGAAGGGGAAAAGTTTGTAGCAGACCTGGTTTCGACCGTCAAACCCTATATTGACCGGCATTACCGTACCAACAGCGATAAAGCTAGCACCGCTATCATTGGCAGCTCACTGGGTGCGTTTATCAGTCACTATGCAATGTTGACCTACCCGGATACCTTTTCCCGGGCCGGCCTGTTTTCGCCCTCTTACTGGTATAGCGACAAGGTATGGACGTATACTCAAAAGCATGCCGCTAAAGTCAACAACAGCCAAATCTATTTGTTGGTCGGCGGTCAGGAAGGAGAAAGCATGGTACCGAATGTGGAGAAAATGGCAGCGCTATTGCGAACATCGCTACCTGACTCTTCAAAAGTACATGCGAAAGTTGTTAAAGCCGGCCAACATAACGAAGGATTTTGGCGCAGCGAATTTGCCGAGGCGATTATTTGGTTATATGAACTCGAAACGATCGAGCAATAG
- the rlmM gene encoding 23S rRNA (cytidine(2498)-2'-O)-methyltransferase RlmM yields the protein MTAIVLYCRPGFEKECAAEIQEKAAWNEVYGFIKLKKNQGLVEFHLYDAEQGDTLLQKLPLKRLIFARQWFLTLGEIIDLPDYQRVEAISDALGDEFRYEELRVENLDTNDGKALSKFTRKLSVPLRQALRKSGVLAPKESDEYVQGAAVLHALFYSGQQVQLGYSYATNTSPHPMGIPRLKFPNAAPSRSTLKLDEAFLHFIPKAEREERLTSGLNATDLGSAPGGWTYQLVRRGMMVKAIDNGPMADSLMETGQVKHYQQDGFKFRPSKKNNYWLVCDMIENPIKVARLMASWVIDGDCKEAIFNLKLMPGKGRYQQVEKGLKIIKDMLSEHEIWYEMYAKHLYYDREEVTVHIRALGKR from the coding sequence ATGACAGCTATCGTACTTTATTGCCGCCCGGGTTTTGAAAAAGAATGTGCCGCAGAAATCCAGGAAAAAGCCGCCTGGAATGAGGTGTACGGATTTATCAAACTCAAGAAAAATCAGGGGCTGGTAGAATTTCATCTCTACGATGCTGAGCAGGGCGATACTTTGCTGCAAAAGTTGCCATTAAAGCGTCTGATTTTTGCCCGCCAATGGTTTCTGACTTTAGGCGAGATCATTGACCTACCAGACTATCAGCGCGTAGAAGCCATAAGCGACGCCCTTGGCGATGAATTTCGTTACGAAGAGCTTAGGGTTGAAAACCTCGATACCAATGATGGTAAAGCGCTAAGTAAATTTACCCGTAAATTGTCGGTACCATTAAGACAAGCGTTAAGAAAATCTGGCGTTTTGGCACCGAAAGAGAGTGATGAATATGTCCAGGGCGCCGCAGTCTTGCATGCACTGTTTTACAGTGGTCAGCAAGTGCAATTGGGCTATTCATACGCCACGAATACCTCTCCACACCCGATGGGGATCCCAAGGTTAAAATTTCCAAATGCAGCACCGAGTCGTTCCACCTTAAAGCTTGATGAAGCGTTTTTACACTTCATCCCCAAAGCCGAAAGAGAAGAGCGCCTGACCTCAGGCTTAAATGCTACGGATTTAGGTTCAGCCCCTGGTGGTTGGACATATCAACTGGTGCGTCGTGGGATGATGGTTAAAGCGATTGATAATGGCCCTATGGCCGATTCGTTAATGGAAACCGGCCAGGTGAAGCACTACCAGCAGGATGGCTTTAAATTCCGCCCCAGTAAGAAAAACAATTACTGGCTGGTTTGTGACATGATTGAAAACCCAATCAAGGTTGCACGGTTAATGGCGAGCTGGGTAATTGATGGTGATTGCAAAGAAGCGATTTTTAACCTTAAGTTAATGCCCGGTAAAGGCCGCTACCAGCAGGTAGAAAAAGGTCTTAAGATCATCAAAGACATGCTTAGCGAACATGAAATCTGGTACGAAATGTATGCCAAGCATTTGTATTACGACCGTGAAGAAGTGACCGTGCATATTCGTGCTCTGGGCAAGCGATAA
- a CDS encoding DUF423 domain-containing protein has translation MARLFLGFAGLNGALWLILSAYIVHGMADLSTKDISSLAIASGFALIHSLFLMQLGLNIGSSDEEGRLKLPKAAGLLLIFGILLFCFIILFKVLWPASIIAALSPLTPFGGMALISAWLLIALQGFYRK, from the coding sequence ATGGCGAGACTCTTTCTTGGCTTTGCAGGGCTTAATGGTGCGCTATGGTTAATACTAAGTGCCTACATAGTGCATGGTATGGCAGATTTATCGACAAAAGACATTAGCTCATTGGCGATCGCCAGTGGCTTTGCATTGATCCACAGTTTGTTTTTGATGCAGCTAGGTCTGAATATTGGTTCAAGCGACGAAGAGGGGCGATTAAAACTGCCCAAAGCGGCTGGGTTATTGCTTATTTTCGGGATTTTGTTGTTTTGTTTTATTATTTTGTTCAAAGTCCTGTGGCCGGCAAGTATAATTGCCGCCCTGTCGCCATTGACACCCTTTGGCGGCATGGCGTTGATCAGCGCCTGGTTATTAATTGCTCTGCAAGGTTTTTATAGAAAATGA
- a CDS encoding alpha/beta family hydrolase has product MFNFSEIESFDSDSITFDKAVGKQIATLIFAHGAGADKDSEFIRKVIALLNTGGINVLSFNFPYMQQRKLDGKRRPPNRMPALQESFTSMISAYQGDLPLIIGGKSMGSRVAMTLIGNDKVSGGYCFGYPFHPQKQPEKLRLEPLQQNDKAVLILQGDRDALGSQEEVNSYELGKSVEVKFYVDGDHDLKPRVKSGYTHQQHIEQSCHDLIDFIESLSTGNN; this is encoded by the coding sequence ATGTTTAATTTTTCTGAAATAGAAAGTTTCGACAGTGATAGCATCACCTTTGATAAAGCCGTAGGCAAACAAATCGCTACGTTGATTTTTGCCCATGGCGCTGGAGCCGATAAGGACAGTGAGTTTATTCGTAAGGTGATTGCGTTGTTAAACACCGGCGGTATCAATGTATTGAGCTTTAACTTTCCTTACATGCAACAACGTAAACTCGACGGCAAACGCCGCCCACCCAATCGCATGCCAGCTCTGCAGGAATCATTCACGTCGATGATTAGCGCCTATCAGGGCGATTTACCACTGATTATCGGTGGCAAATCGATGGGCTCAAGGGTTGCGATGACGCTGATTGGTAATGACAAAGTCAGTGGCGGCTACTGTTTCGGCTATCCTTTTCATCCTCAAAAACAGCCTGAGAAATTAAGGCTTGAGCCTCTACAGCAAAATGACAAAGCGGTTTTAATATTACAGGGTGACCGTGATGCACTTGGCAGTCAGGAGGAAGTAAACAGCTATGAGCTTGGTAAATCTGTAGAAGTAAAGTTTTACGTCGATGGCGATCATGATTTAAAGCCACGAGTAAAATCTGGTTATACCCATCAACAGCACATTGAACAAAGCTGTCATGATTTAATCGATTTTATCGAATCGCTAAGCACCGGGAATAATTAA
- a CDS encoding transcriptional regulator GcvA, translating to MAIRLPPLNALKAFEASARHLSFTKAADELFVTQAAVSHQIKSLENHLGIKLFMRKNRALLLTEEGQSYYLDIKDIFSSLQDATQRLLARNSKGAINVSIHTSLAIQWLVPRLSDFNRLYPDIDVRISADDRDDGTLTEDVDIAFYYGRGNWPGIIADKMMTEYLQPLCSPTLLNDLSKEGQLASIKDLCRQTLLHDTSRRDWKRFFKNISLTSQNLDSGPIFSHSALVLQAAIHGQGIALGNNLLAKPEIEAGRLIAPFSEILVNKDAFYIVCRSPLQEGGRIAQFREWVLASVAEEEQAIDEDKIN from the coding sequence ATGGCGATACGTCTTCCCCCATTAAATGCATTAAAGGCCTTTGAAGCTTCAGCCAGGCACTTAAGTTTTACTAAGGCAGCTGATGAGCTGTTTGTCACTCAGGCAGCGGTTTCTCACCAAATTAAATCGTTAGAAAATCATCTCGGCATTAAACTGTTTATGCGCAAGAATCGGGCATTGTTGTTGACCGAGGAAGGGCAAAGTTATTATCTGGATATCAAAGACATATTTTCCTCATTGCAGGACGCTACACAGCGATTACTGGCGAGAAATTCAAAAGGGGCGATCAACGTTAGCATTCATACCAGTCTTGCCATTCAGTGGCTGGTTCCCAGGCTCAGTGATTTTAATCGTTTGTATCCGGATATTGATGTCAGGATCAGTGCAGATGACCGGGATGATGGTACGCTCACCGAAGATGTTGATATTGCGTTTTACTACGGGCGAGGCAACTGGCCTGGGATAATCGCCGATAAAATGATGACCGAATACCTGCAGCCGCTATGCTCGCCAACGCTACTCAATGATCTCAGCAAAGAAGGACAACTCGCTTCAATCAAAGACTTGTGCAGGCAAACCTTACTGCACGATACCTCTCGGCGTGATTGGAAACGTTTTTTCAAAAACATCTCACTAACCTCCCAAAACCTCGATTCAGGACCCATATTTTCCCATTCGGCACTGGTATTGCAGGCAGCGATACATGGTCAGGGAATTGCTCTGGGTAATAACTTGCTGGCAAAACCTGAAATAGAAGCTGGACGCTTAATTGCGCCGTTTTCGGAAATTCTGGTCAATAAAGACGCGTTTTATATTGTTTGTCGCTCGCCCCTGCAAGAGGGCGGGCGCATTGCTCAGTTTCGCGAATGGGTATTAGCCAGCGTCGCCGAAGAAGAACAAGCCATCGACGAGGATAAGATAAATTGA
- the kdsA gene encoding 3-deoxy-8-phosphooctulonate synthase yields MSQQTISVANLEVANDKPFVLFGGMNVLESRDLAMQIAERYVEVTTELGIPYVFKASFDKANRSSINSYRGPGMDEGLKIFEEIKNTFNIPVITDVHEPYQAQPVAEVVDVIQLPAFLARQTDLVIAMAKTDAVINVKKPQFLAAHEMRHIIKKFSEAGNEKVILCERGSCYGYNNLVVDMLAMDEMKTMAPVIFDATHALQKPGGRSDSADGRRAQAAQLARSGMALGIAGLFIEAHPDPDNAKCDGPCALPLHALKPYLEQMQAVDQLVKSFPKLITD; encoded by the coding sequence ATGAGTCAGCAGACAATATCTGTCGCCAATTTAGAAGTCGCCAATGACAAGCCGTTTGTACTGTTTGGTGGTATGAATGTATTGGAATCACGAGACCTGGCAATGCAAATTGCCGAGCGCTATGTAGAAGTGACGACTGAGCTGGGTATTCCTTACGTATTTAAAGCCTCGTTCGACAAAGCCAATCGCTCGTCAATCAATTCTTATCGTGGTCCGGGCATGGATGAAGGTCTGAAAATCTTTGAAGAGATCAAAAATACCTTCAATATTCCGGTTATCACCGATGTCCACGAACCTTATCAGGCGCAACCTGTAGCGGAAGTGGTTGACGTGATTCAGTTACCGGCATTTTTGGCCCGGCAAACGGATTTGGTTATTGCGATGGCAAAAACCGATGCGGTGATTAATGTCAAGAAGCCGCAATTTTTGGCCGCCCATGAAATGCGTCATATCATCAAGAAGTTTTCCGAAGCCGGTAACGAAAAGGTTATTCTTTGTGAACGTGGTAGCTGCTATGGCTACAACAACCTGGTTGTTGATATGCTGGCAATGGATGAAATGAAAACCATGGCACCGGTTATTTTTGATGCCACCCACGCTTTACAAAAGCCTGGTGGACGTTCAGATTCTGCTGACGGTCGTCGTGCTCAGGCAGCACAACTTGCTCGTTCAGGTATGGCGCTCGGTATTGCAGGATTGTTTATTGAAGCCCATCCGGATCCGGATAATGCCAAATGCGATGGTCCATGTGCCTTGCCATTACACGCATTGAAACCTTATCTTGAGCAGATGCAGGCGGTTGATCAGTTAGTGAAATCTTTTCCAAAATTGATCACCGACTAA